Proteins from a single region of Campylobacter sputorum:
- a CDS encoding DUF4230 domain-containing protein, producing the protein MEILTLIITFLLVLTLTFVYRQAKEIKALNTVSKPDITSEITSFRSIGELNVFQIISKEIVTKKADAMNGKLWKPLFGWSLSQKQIAIIFGFEINFIYDLKSDEFNIVNLQNGEYKITMPPCKYKYSITDMKIYDEKNSKFLPFLLPDSINGLLGVSFSEEDKNKLIDEAKNEVKSISLSMIKDLETKIHKSATDTLNAIANSFGAKNIEYVFQDNKAQSSKVSLDIQDTKEEKI; encoded by the coding sequence ATGGAAATTTTAACACTTATCATAACTTTTTTACTTGTTTTAACGCTAACTTTTGTATATAGACAGGCAAAAGAGATTAAAGCGCTAAACACAGTTTCAAAACCAGACATTACATCTGAAATAACAAGTTTTAGAAGCATAGGCGAATTAAATGTTTTTCAAATTATCAGCAAAGAAATAGTTACAAAAAAAGCAGATGCAATGAATGGAAAACTATGGAAACCTTTATTTGGCTGGTCGCTTTCTCAAAAGCAAATTGCAATAATATTTGGTTTTGAGATAAATTTTATTTATGATTTAAAAAGCGATGAATTTAACATAGTAAATCTTCAAAATGGCGAATACAAGATAACTATGCCTCCTTGTAAGTATAAATACTCTATAACTGATATGAAAATTTATGATGAAAAAAATTCTAAATTTTTACCATTTTTGTTGCCTGATTCTATAAATGGACTTTTAGGTGTTAGTTTTAGCGAAGAAGATAAAAATAAACTTATAGATGAGGCGAAAAATGAAGTAAAATCTATATCACTATCGATGATAAAAGATCTTGAAACAAAAATTCACAAATCCGCAACTGATACTCTAAATGCAATTGCGAATAGTTTTGGTGCTAAAAATATCGAGTATGTATTTCAAGATAACAAAGCACAAAGTTCAAAAGTTAGCCTAGATATACAAGATACAAAAGAAGAGAAAATCTAA